In Bradyrhizobium paxllaeri, the genomic stretch CAATTACTGATCGCAAAGATCGCATCGGCTCCCGCAACCTTACGATGTCAAAACGAATAGGCGATCGGAGGGCGGCCGAGTGTTGTCGCCGCCACATTCACGAAAACTTGTGTGACTGGAGGTACTCGTCCGATCAGCGGCCGCGCTGGTTGTCGCGCAAAAACTGCTCCCCGCGCGCAGTGATCGCAATCCGCACGCCCTCGCCTGCCACCGGCTGGCGCACGACATAGCCGCGATCGACGGCATCCTCCCAGATCGTCAGCCGCGGGCATGAGGTGCGCCAGGTTTCGATCACCTCGGAATAAAGCCTCGGCTCGCGCGCGATCCATTCGACGAGATCGAGCACCAGGGGATCCGTCGTCTCGCTCATCAGCGCCTCCGCGTCAGAAGCGGTGCATTCAGAACGCCAGCGCGCTGTTGCGCGTGAACAGCAGCCAGCCGCCGTACAGGATGTAATAGCCGGCCACCGTCGTGATCAGCCGGTTCGCCCAGGTGCGAAACTGCGCATCGCTCATCGCTTCCAGGATGCGCCGCGCCAGCGTGGTGCCGAGCATCGAGGCTACGATCGCGACGCCGGCGAGCACCGGATCGAGGGTAGCGGCCTGATCGATGATGCCGCCGAAATAGATCAGCTTGGTGAGATGGCTCGCGACCTGGCAGGTCGCCTTCGTCGCGACCACCTCGCGGCGGCCGAAGTTGCCGCCGAGAAAGAACGTGTCCATCAAGGGACCGGAGACGCCGGTCATCAGCATCAGGCCCATGCAGATGAAGCCATAGAACGACCCCTGCGCAATGCTATCAGGGTTGGGCTTGAGGTTCTTCGGCATCAGCCGCGCCATGAACGGCGTCACACCGAGCAGCAACAGCGCAATCGGCTTGTCCGGCACATAGCGGGTGAGCGACCAGACGCCAAGCGCGAGCGCGCAGCCGATCAGATAGACGAACACCGGCCGCCAGCGGATATGC encodes the following:
- a CDS encoding sulfite exporter TauE/SafE family protein translates to MTPLMIAALGALMVATAFLSGLFGMAGGMILIGVLLMLMPLPTAMVLHAITQMASNGWRAFLWRAHIRWRPVFVYLIGCALALGVWSLTRYVPDKPIALLLLGVTPFMARLMPKNLKPNPDSIAQGSFYGFICMGLMLMTGVSGPLMDTFFLGGNFGRREVVATKATCQVASHLTKLIYFGGIIDQAATLDPVLAGVAIVASMLGTTLARRILEAMSDAQFRTWANRLITTVAGYYILYGGWLLFTRNSALAF